In Chlorobiota bacterium, the sequence TGGCACGTTCGCTTAAGAAAGGCCCCTATGTTGATGCCAATCTGATCAAGAAGGTCGAGGCGTTGAACAACCAGAACCAGAAGCGCGTTGTGAAAACGTGGGCGCGTGCTTCAACGATTGCCCCCGATTTTGTGGGCCATACGTTCGCGGTGCACAACGGGCAAAAATTTATCCCGGTGTACGTTACCGAAAACATGGTGGGGCACAAGTTGGGCGAGTTCTCGCCAACGCGGAACTTCCGCGGACACTCTGGCGACAAGAAGAAGTAAGCAAGAATCCACGAAGCACGAACCAGAGACCATTTGGCCAGCAACGGCTGGCGTTCTGAAAGGATAGAATCATGCTTGAAGCACGCGCAAAACGACGCAACATCCGTTCTTCACCCCGCAAAATGCGATTGGTGATTGACCTGATTCGTGGCAAGAACGCCAACGAAGCGCTGAACATCCTGCGCTTTATGCCAAACCGCGCTTCCCTTGCTGCCGAGCAAACGCTCCGTTCAGCGGTTGCCAACCTGATGAATAAAGACGACCGTGGAAGCCTTGATGAAGATGCGATCTTCGTGAAAGCAGTCTTCGTGGACCAAGGCGTCACCATGAAACGGATGCTTCCGGCCCCGCAAGGGCGCGCCTACCGGATGCGGAAACGCTCCAACCACTTAACCATTGTGGTGGGAACAAAGTAACTGGCGCACAACTCCCAGGGCGGCGCGCAAGCGGCAAACCCCGGGAAATAGAAAGATCACAAGGAACCTTCGTTCAACGCGAAACCAGCAGAGAACCGTCTTGGGACAGAAAACGAATCCAATTGGACTCCGGCTTGGCATCATCCGTTCATGGGATGCCAACTGGTATGATGAGAAGAACTTTGCACAGAAACTGACCGACGACATGATGGTGCGGAAATACCTCCGCAACCGTCTGAAGCGGGCCGGTGTCAGCCGCATCGTGATCGAGCGCACGGCAAAACTGATGCGCCTGACGATCCACACATCCCGCCCCGGCGTGGTGATTGGCCGCAGCGGCAAGGAGATCGCTCAGCTTGAGGAAGAAGTCCGCCAGGTAGCAAAAATGGACGTGAAAATTTTGATCCATGAGATCAAGCGTCCGGAACTTGATGCTTACTTGGTGGCCGAGAACATCGCCCAGCAGCTTGAAGGGCGTGTGGCATTCCGCCGCGCAATGCGCCAGTCGCTTGCCTCGGCAATGCGGATGGGTGCCGAAGGGGTTCGTATCCTTCTCTCTGGCCGGCTTGGTGGCGCGGATATGTCCCGCACCGAACAGTACAAAGAAGGGAGCGTGCCGCTGCACACCTTGCGTGCGGACATTGACTACGCACAGGCCACGGCCCAAACCAAGCAAGGGGCGATTGGGGTGAAGGTTTGGATTTGCAAAGGGCATGTTGTTGGCCAGCAGCCGATCAACGTGTAAGATTATTCAGCGAATTACCGACTACGGATATTTATCATGCTACTGCCGAAACGAGTCAAATATCGCAAGACCCAGCGCGGGCGTATGACCGGCAAGGCTTATCGCGGTTCCAGCATTGAC encodes:
- the rpsS gene encoding 30S ribosomal protein S19 — protein: MARSLKKGPYVDANLIKKVEALNNQNQKRVVKTWARASTIAPDFVGHTFAVHNGQKFIPVYVTENMVGHKLGEFSPTRNFRGHSGDKKK
- the rplV gene encoding 50S ribosomal protein L22 yields the protein MLEARAKRRNIRSSPRKMRLVIDLIRGKNANEALNILRFMPNRASLAAEQTLRSAVANLMNKDDRGSLDEDAIFVKAVFVDQGVTMKRMLPAPQGRAYRMRKRSNHLTIVVGTK
- the rpsC gene encoding 30S ribosomal protein S3, with the translated sequence MGQKTNPIGLRLGIIRSWDANWYDEKNFAQKLTDDMMVRKYLRNRLKRAGVSRIVIERTAKLMRLTIHTSRPGVVIGRSGKEIAQLEEEVRQVAKMDVKILIHEIKRPELDAYLVAENIAQQLEGRVAFRRAMRQSLASAMRMGAEGVRILLSGRLGGADMSRTEQYKEGSVPLHTLRADIDYAQATAQTKQGAIGVKVWICKGHVVGQQPINV